The following are encoded together in the Cynocephalus volans isolate mCynVol1 chromosome 4, mCynVol1.pri, whole genome shotgun sequence genome:
- the LOC134376021 gene encoding LOW QUALITY PROTEIN: olfactory receptor 2T1-like (The sequence of the model RefSeq protein was modified relative to this genomic sequence to represent the inferred CDS: inserted 3 bases in 2 codons), with the protein MSLFYLEDSRVYQHHCRINGRYHTSSKDLTFVGLFNRKETAGLLFAIISIIVFTSLMANGIMIFLICSDLCLHXPMYFLLSHLSFIDMMYISTIMPKMLVDYLLGQRIISFVGCMAQHFLYLTLVGAEFFLLGFMAYDHYVAICNPLRYLVHMSQWVCWMIMAGSYLFSLLDGILLTPITMSFPFCNSWEINHFFYEAPMVLKLACADTALYETVMYVCCVLMLLIPFSVVIASYAQILTTIYHMSSVEGRKKAFATCSSRMTVVTLFYGAAMYTYMVPHSYDTVAQDKVFSVFYTILTPVLXPLIYSLRKKDVTGALKRVLGKIKCSQRVLGEAF; encoded by the exons atgtcattattttatttggaaGATTCTAGGGTATATCAGCATCATTGTAGGATCAATGGAAGGTACCACACATCCTCTAAAGACCTCACTTTTGTGGGGCTATTCAACAGAAAGGAAACCGCAGGCCTTCTTTTTGCCATCATTTCTATCATCGTTTTTACCTCATTGATGGCCAATGGGATCATGATCTTCCTGATCTGCTCTGATTTGTGCCTGC ACCCCATGTACTTCCTCCTCAGCCACCTCTCCTTCATTGACATGATGTACATCTCCACCATCATGCCCAAGATGCTGGTTGATTACCTCCTCGGTCAAAGGATCATTTCCTTTGTGGGGTGCATGGCTCAACACTTTCTCTACCTTACCCTTGTGGGAGCTGAATTCTTCCTGCTGGGATTCATGGCCTATGACCActatgtggccatctgcaacCCTCTGAGATACCTTGTCCACATGAGCCAATGGGTGTGTTGGATGATCATGGCAGGTTCTTA cttgttttctcttc TGGATGGAATCCTCTTAACCCCCATCACCATGAGTTTTCCCTTCTGCAATTCCTGGGAGATTAACCATTTCTTCTATGAGGCGCCCATGGTCCTGAAGTTGGCATGTGCAGACACAGCCCTCTATGAGACAGTGATGTATGTGTGCTGTGTTTTGATGCTACTGATTCCTTTCTCTGTGGTGATTGCTTCCTATGCCCAAATCCTGACCACCATCTACCACATGAGTTCAgtggaggggaggaagaaggcaTTTGCCACCTGTTCCTCTCGCATGACTGTGGTGACTTTGTTCTATGGGGCTGCCATGTATACCTACATGGTGCCACACTCTTACGACACAGTGGCCCAGGACAAAGTCTTCTCTGTGTTCTACACTATCCTCACCCCCGTGCT ACCCCTCATCTACAGCTTGAGAAAGAAAGACGTGACTGGAGCTCTGAAGAGGGTGCTGGGGAAGATCAAGTGTTCTCAAAGAGTATTAGGAGAGGCCTTTTGA